The proteins below come from a single Lineus longissimus chromosome 5, tnLinLong1.2, whole genome shotgun sequence genomic window:
- the LOC135488273 gene encoding proton channel OtopLc-like, whose amino-acid sequence MKAPSKSLVVDTLSKLYALGIVVLGILLSTSKVVPGGASVKIINISIEVFRIFLTGVAVLFFLFMLIFLVRRVSLFEESELQGLDERVQEQRGMSRAQSFNSLATTFIFEVTPPSEANSENSQQLGNQSVDGVSLPQESCRAGRSGSTLDLPPAHQNGGSRLTRRTVSVVEYPSDVRRHRAGTGSSKETVAPVTILRHGEAAYPNFYVRLGAVFFGIGTILSTCIGIIFYGDVIVKCHMPPLMFVFRWALQAVFAALQLHFIFRYSKISINRFKGLCQFGVMHLLATNVNSWIFNVMDEVSEIMNEHTHGQSPTTSTSFALPTNNGTIATMPGILQLNGYGPRVNTKSCSEAIIRATDVVSSYIYLYPLIVEFSLICAVSFNNIYSNIGITEKIRLRRRIMSKANSSDPSTIPQFPNHLKFDITCHKSYKGTFFGIIMATTSVLSCVVSNAYEKTDVKVSGAIFNFTDIVLLFFSIIAVCSALYMIKQLSILPSYRRGPDENLLMIAVVGVYSSESFTIYSYLTTNELEVWMRVAGAFAGCLSLLQATLQVLFVYDGLRRHSVTSNNLRHKPGREAVVLLLLLNLSLWLQNLLNIRGGVYQVMGSTNPQKLHEWNVMATFCKPLSIFFRFHSSTCLYEIWKNSYTFHESVDD is encoded by the exons ATGAAGGCGCCATCAAA ATCGCTGGTTGTTGATACCCTTAGCAAGCTTTATGCGCTGGGGATTGTGGTGCTCGGGATTCTTCTCTCCACATCAAAAGTTGTGCCAGGCGGAGCCTCCGTGAAGATCATCAATATTTCCATTGAA GTGTTCCGTATCTTCCTAACGGGTGTGGCGGTCCTTTTCTTTCTGTTTATGCTCATATTCCTGGTCAGGCGAGTCTCCCTCTTCGAGGAGTCCGAACTACAAGGTTTGGATGAGAGGGTCCAAGAGCAGCGGGGGATGTCACGAGCCCAGAGCTTCAACTCCCTTGCCACCACTTTCATCTTCGAAGTAACTCCACCAAGTGAAGCGAATTCGGAGAACAGTCAACAGCTGGGGAATCAGTCCGTGGATGGGGTGAGCTTGCCGCAGGAATCATGTCGCGCCGGCCGCTCAGGCTCAACACTAGACCTACCTCCCGCCCATCAGAATGGTGGTAGTAGATTGACCAGGCGTACCGTTTCTGTTGTCGAATATCCATCGGATGTAAGGCGTCACAGAGCTGGAACAGGCTCGTCGAAGGAGACGGTAGCACCTGTAACTATCCTGCGGCACGGTGAAGCCGCCTATCCCAACTTCTATGTCCGTTTGGGGGCCGTGT TTTTTGGGATCGGAACAATTTTATCAACCTGTATTGGCATCATATTCTATGGTGATGTTATAGTTAAATGTCACATGCCGCCTTTGATGTTCGTCTTCAGATGGGCTCTCCAAGCCGTGTTTGCCGCTCTACAGCTACACTTTATTTTCAGATACTCAAAG ATTTCCATCAACCGCTTCAAGGGGCTTTGTCAATTTGGCGTCATGCACCTCCTGGCGACCAATGTCAACAGTTGGATTTTCAATGTCATGGATGAAGTGAGTGAAATCATGAATGAACACACTCATGGACAAAGTCCCACAACATCAACGAGCTTCGCCTTGCCTACCAACAACGGAACAATTGCCACCATGCCGGGCATTCTTCAACTTAACG GGTACGGACCCCGAGTGAATACTAAATCTTGCAGCGAAGCCATCATCCGCGCCACCGACGTAGTCTCGAGTTATATCTACCTCTACCCACTCATTGTAGAGTTCAGCCTGATATGCGCCGTCTCCTTCAACAACATCTACTCAAACATCGGCATAACGGAGAAAATACGGCTGAGGCGCCGGATAATGAGCAAAGCGAATTCTTCCGATCCGTCTACGATTCCGCAATTCCCGAACCACCTGAAGTTTGATATCACGTGCCATAAATCGTACAAAGGCACCTTTTTTGGTATTATCATGGCGACCACATCAGTGCTTTCGTGCGTTGTCAGCAACGCTTATGAAAAAACTGACGTGAAAGTTTCAGGCGCTATCTTTAACTTCACAGATATTGTCCTCCTCTTCTTTAGCATCATTGCAGTTTGTAGCGCCCTCTATATGATAAAGCAACTTTCAATTCTCCCATCGTACCGAAGAGGCCCGGATGAGAATCTTTTGATGATAGCAGTGGTCGGGGTGTACAGTTCTGAAAGCTTTACGATCTACTCGTACTTGACTACAAATGAGTTGGAGGTGTGGATGAGAGTTGCGGGGGCATTTGCTGGATGCCTCTCCCTCCTCCAGGCCACCCTGCAGGTTCTGTTCGTGTATGACGGATTGAGGCGACACTCGGTCACTTCAAACAATCTGCGGCATAAGCCCGGGCGAGAAGCAGTCGTCTTGCTCTTGCTACTCAACCTATCCCTCTGGCTGCAGAATCTTCTGAATATCAGGGGTGGCGTGTACCAGGTGATGGGCTCCACCAACCCACAGAAGCTTCACGAATGGAACGTGATGGCGACATTCTGCAAACCTTTGTCGATTTTCTTCCGATTTCACTCCTCGACCTGTCTTTACGAAATTTGGAAGAATTCTTACACATTTCATGAGTCCGTTGATGACTAA
- the LOC135488018 gene encoding proton channel OtopLc-like, whose product MSASSGSLVADTLCKLYALGLIVLGIIFATSRILATGGTAELTNMVYDVFHIILCAVGILFFLFMLIYLVRQVSRFDESEIKDSGGQDGIELRGMSRAGSTATLNTLQIPTVDNSVINRGYTKEIGNTLRVPDGRTPQQDFSNHDRSLSMSALDIPSITYGNFRHRRADSVVTMQSESQILPPEGPVPPALILRQGEASYPNFYVRAGAVLFGICALVTWGIAIASVVELVLRCSLPVPGIDLTKHTLQTVFAALQLQFIFKYSKISVNRYAVICRFGFMHLMAANLNIWIRVIIAELNHSDVMESRKNVTFEERFMSMEDLHVSPEQRSCITNVTGVTMLATASQFAYPLIIEFSLIGAVSFYNIYQNIGLAQKIRQKRRRSRAQSSVSSTVLHFPHHQAVNVTCHKSYKGAFVGVIMAAITIISCVFYNIHEISGSIRISGAIFNFTEIVLLAIAVVSVCYALCKIRPLSVLDTYKKGPDETLLMIAAVGIYMFEFYSIYSYVSAGPEVEVWIRSTGALSGCLALLQATLQVMFVYDGLRRRTATTKILRRKPGREAVVLLLLLNLAMWVLYSFEIHGGLLHLMATTHPSKANEWIFMTMLCKPLAIFFRFHSTTCLYEIWKNSYKLKKSTGE is encoded by the exons ATGAGTGCGTCATCTGG GTCCCTGGTTGCTGACACATTATGCAAGCTCTATGCATTAGGACTGATCGTTCTTGGTATCATCTTCGCAACCTCGCGCATACTAGCCACTGGTGGGACCGCGGAGTTGACCAATATGGTCTATGAT GTGTTCCATATTATCCTGTGCGCTGTCGGGATCCTCTTCTTCCTGTTCATGTTGATTTACCTGGTCAGACAGGTCTCGCGCTTTGACGAGTCCGAGATAAAAGACTCGGGCGGACAGGACGGCATCGAGTTGCGTGGAATGTCCCGGGCTGGAAGCACAGCAACTTTGAACACCCTTCAAATACCAACAGTCGACAACTCAGTGATCAACAGAGGCTACACGAAAGAGATTGGAAACACCCTCCGGGTCCCTGATGGCAGGACACCGCAGCAAGACTTCAGTAACCATGATCGATCTCTCTCCATGTCAGCTTTGGATATCCCTTCGATAACCTATGGTAATTTCCGACACAGGCGAGCGGATTCGGTTGTGACCATGCAATCAGAGTCGCAGATACTGCCACCGGAAGGTCCGGTGCCGCCCGCTTTAATCCTCAGGCAAGGTGAAGCCTCTTACCCGAACTTCTATGTCCGCGCTGGAGCTGTTC TTTTCGGCATTTGTGCACTGGTAACCTGGGGTATTGCGATCGCAAGCGTCGTTGAATTGGTCCTGCGATGTTCTTTACCTGTCCCTGGAATAGACCTGACGAAACATACCTTACAAACCGTATTCGCTGCTCTTCAGCTGCAgttcattttcaaatattcaaag ATTTCCGTCAATCGTTATGCAGTGATCTGCAGGTTTGGTTTCATGCACCTCATGGCGGCCAATCTCAACATTTGGATTCGAGTCATCATTGCAGAGTTGAACCATAGTGATGTGATGGAGAGCCGAAAAAACGTTACCTTTGAGGAAAGGTTCATGAGTATGGAAG acttacatgtaagtccaGAACAAAGAAGTTGCATCACGAACGTCACCGGCGTTACCATGCTTGCTACCGCTTCGCAGTTCGCCTACCCGCTGATCATAGAGTTCAGCTTGATCGGTGCTGTGTCCTTCTACaacatttaccaaaatatcGGCCTCGCGCAGAAAATACGCCAAAAGCGGAGGAGGAGCAGAGCGCAGTCTTCCGTTTCATCGACAGTGTTGCATTTTCCACATCACCAGGCAGTGAATGTCACGTGCCACAAATCGTACAAGGGCGCATTCGTTGGTGTCATCATGGCAGCCATTACTATCATTTCGTGCGTTTTTTACAACATTCACGAAATTTCCGGCAGCATTCGGATATCAGGTGCCATCTTCAACTTCACGGAAATTGTCCTTCTTGCTATCGCCGTCGTTTCAGTTTGTTACGCGCTCTGCAAAATACGGCCACTTTCGGTTCTCGACACTTACAAAAAAGGCCCGGATGAAACACTTCTGATGATTGCAGCAGTTGGTATCTATATGTTTGAGTTCTATTCGATATACTCGTACGTGAGTGCTGGTCCTGAGGTAGAGGTTTGGATTAGGTCTACAGGAGCTCTGTCCGGATGCCTCGCCCTGTTGCAGGCTACACTCCAGGTGATGTTCGTGTACGATGGCCTCCGACGCCGGACTGCAACCACCAAGATCCTGCGGCGAAAGCCTGGCCGAGAGGCGGTTGTATTGCTCTTGCTTCTTAACCTGGCGATGTGGGTGCTGTATTCATTTGAGATCCATGGAGGGCTGTTACATTTGATGGCGACCACCCACCCGAGTAAAGCAAACGAATGGATTTTCATGACGATGTTATGCAAACCTCTCGCCATTTTCTTCCGGTTTCACTCGACCACGTGCCTTTACGAAATCTGGAAGAACTCGTACAAGCTGAAGAAATCAACGGGAGAATGA
- the LOC135488378 gene encoding zinc metalloproteinase nas-4-like, whose amino-acid sequence MKAFECWSVTIICVVFLTKETTANEKKADEFLQNPELFQGDIQYPLPSTFRNGILGKYTKWVNNTVPYAFLDAEGFRYTAYEKRKIVYGMETMEQELIVNGKKCITFKPRDKEIGHLFFVRSGGCSSPVGQPYSANYVHLEPGCLGKSTLHHELMHSLGFYHEQSRTDRDDYITIHWENMDKGVYSQFKKYPATKVTAYGEPYDLNSVMHYGYNFFSNNGKPTISVKNGGRLGALDRLSIHDKRKIQKRYGCEVAPLPGTVATTTTTTTTPGPDSAVVSCNFDSQGWCGIQLLGSEQRWSIQNDGGDHTTGSGYAARFTVRQDEVKNFNRNSDLSLTSLSAGQQYCLTFWYKLDGSGQLKVTLGGHKTLKEVDAQRGWNRVKVNASTTYTDDLRIFVQVGENQYGSINIDDVVVTRGSC is encoded by the exons ATGAAGGCTTTTGAATGTTGGTCCGTTACGATCATTTGCGTAGTGTTTCTCACAAAG GAAACTACTGCTAACGAAAAGAAAG ctGATGAATTTTTGCAAAACCCAG AACTGTTCCAGGGAGATATACAATACCCTCTACCATCAACG TTCCGGAACGGCATTCTAGGAAAGTACACCAAGTGGGTCAATAATACGGTTCCTTATGCATTTCTCGACGCCGAAGGATTCCGATACA CCGCTTATGAAAAGAGGAAAATCGTGTATGGCATGGAAACGATGGAGCAGGAACTGATAGTCAATGGCAAGAAATGTATCACGTTTAAACCAAGAGACAAGGAGATTGGCCATCTATTTTTCGTTAGATCGGGAGG CTGCTCAAGTCCGGTTGGGCAGCCTTACTCTGCCAATTACGTCCACCTGGAGCCGGGCTGTCTAGGCAAGAGCACCTTGCACCATGAGCTGATGCACTCTCTTGGCTTCTATCACGAGCAGAGCAGGACGGATAGGGATGACTACATCACCATCCACTGGGAAAACATGGATAAAG GTGTATACAGTCAGTTCAAAAAGTACCCGGCGACAAAAGTGACGGCATATGGAGAACCCTACGATCTTAATTCCGTCATGCACTATGgctacaattttttttcaaataacggAAAACCCACTATTTCCGTGAAAAACGGTGGAAGACTGGGAGCCCTGGATAGGTTGAGTATTCACGATAAGAGGAAGATTCAAAAGAGATATGGCTGTGAAGTTG CACCTCTTCCCGGCACAGTCgccacgacgacgacaacaacaaccacaCCTGGACCAGACTCAG CTGTTGTCAGTTGTAACTTTGATTCCCAAGGCTGGTGTGGTATCCAGCTTCTCGGATCAGAACAGCGATGGTCCATTCAGAATGATGGCGGCGATCACACAACGGGATCAG GTTACGCTGCCAGGTTCACGGTTCGACAGGATGAAGTAAAGAACTTCAACCGAAACTCTGACCTGTCCTTGACATCCCTCTCGGCTGGCCAGCAGTACTGCCTCACCTTCTGGTACAAGCTTGACGGATCCGGACAACTAAAGGTCACATTGGGCGGCCATAAGACCCTCAAGGAGGTGGACGCACAGCGGGGTTGGAACAGAGTCAAGGTGAACGCGTCGACAACATACACTGATGATCTGCGCATCTTCGTCCAAGTCGGGGAAAACCAGTATGGTAGCATCAATATTGATGACGTGGTCGTCACACGAGGATCATGCTAA
- the LOC135488377 gene encoding acid-sensing ion channel 5-like, producing MLDEKKEAGDDDEDELKKPSASARFHELLADIDMHGVPRIQMDLHIAKKVIWIIVMVGLLGVAIWQLYSVVEYFTSWPTSTTFEYVYAREKEFPAVTLCNLNPVRNSRTTKLPDGSAARTFFDEQKIKTTGNAGPQQSGTGTFSWDNINFSDQRTDYDAKVLFYQTYMALSDEEKQNVGYSMKEMMLDCAFNGKTCSPINFTRTVHAHFGNCFTFNTPDENGDVTSVSAPGPIHGLSLTMLIDQTDYFPTISEAAGLKVLVHHQKQFPFPEDDGMLVAPGSDTQIGVRQVVIVRAESPYGNCQNYSDTDARSRDAYTERLTGVGYTSVGCEKTCMQKEIFKACGCKHPFYVYVGTTFANSGVPTADFCQLNKAETRDCITSVEQKLNTGTLPCNEDCPPSCLDHSYPSTVASSTWPAQKKEKDVINMIATTNPALKNLIAGYSTDEAKRLYMSQEILKVSVFYQDMSYQYVVTSSAYTVEEMASDLGGTVELYLGLSIVTLVETIEFFMDLCFICSQKRKIKKTMKNKTAPVKA from the exons ATGCTCGACGAAAAGAAAGAGGCAGGTGACGATGATGAGGACGAACTTAAGAAACCTTCGGCCAGCGCCAGGTTTCACGAGCTCCTGGCCGACATCGACATGCACGGGGTGCCCCGTATACAGATGGACCTACACATTGCCAAGAAAGTCATCTGGATCATTGTCATGGTCGGCCTCTTAG GAGTCGCCATCTGGCAGCTGTACTCTGTAGTCGAGTATTTCACATCATGGCCGACCTCCACCACATTCGAATACGTCTACGCTCGGGAAAAGGAATTTCCCGCGGTGACCTTGTGTAACCTGAATCCTGTTCGTAACTCAAGAACGACAAAGTTGCCAGACGGTTCTGCGGCGAGGACCTTCTTTGACGAACAAAAAATAAAG ACAACGGGAAACGCAGGTCCACAACAAAGCGGGACTGGCACGTTCTCCTGGGACAACATTAACTTCTCAGACCAACGAACCGACTACGATGCCAAAGTTTTATTCTACCAGACATACATGGCGCTGTCTGACGAGGAAAAACAAAATGTTGGCTACAGTATGAAAGAAATGATGCTGGACTGCGCGTTTAATGGAAAAACATGTTCGCCCAT AAATTTCACCCGGACGGTACATGCACATTTTGGTAACTGTTTCACTTTCAATACCCCGGATGAAAATGGCGACGTTACAAGTGTAAGCGCCCCTGGTCCCATACATG GTTTGAGTCTCACTATGCTCATCGACCAGACGGACTACTTCCCAACAATTTCGGAAGCGGCAGGGCTCAAAGTGCTTGTACATCATCAGAAACAGTTTCCCTTCCCAGAAGATGATGGTATGTTGGTGGCGCCGGGGTCCGATACCCAGATTGGTGTCAGGCAG GTGGTTATAGTCCGGGCAGAATCACCGTATGGAAATTGCCAGAATTATAGTGATACTGATGCAAGGTCGAGGGATGCCTACACAGAAAGGCTGACAGGAGTCGGCTACACATCGGTG GGATGCGAGAAAACCTGCATGCAGAAGGAAATCTTCAAAGCGTGCGGATGCAAACATCCCTTCTATGTGTATGTAGGAACCACCTTTGCGAACAGTGGCGTCCCAACTGCTGATTTCTGTCAGTTGAATAAAGCTGAGACCC GTGACTGTATCACGAGTGTTGAGCAGAAACTGAACACGGGTACGCTGCCGTGTAACGAAGATTGTCCCCCAAGTTGTCT TGATCACTCTTACCCATCAACAGTGGCGTCATCAACATGGCCAGCACAGAAAAAAGAG AAAGACGTGATCAATATGATAGCCACCACTAATCCTGCCCTTAAAAACCTGATTGCTGGCTACTCCACCGACGAAGCTAAACGACTCTACATGAG tcaggaaattttgaaagtgaGTGTTTTCTATCAAGATATGTCGTACCAGTATGTGGTCACATCGTCAGCCTATACC GTCGAGGAAATGGCATCGGATCTCGGTGGAACAGTTGAGCTCTATCTCGGCCTCTCGATCGTCACCTTGGTGGAAACGATCGAGTTCTTCATGGATCTTTGCTTCATCTGCTCACAGAAACGCAAAATAAAGAAGACGATGAAAAACAAAACCGCCCCAGTGAAGGCATAA